In Canis lupus familiaris isolate Mischka breed German Shepherd chromosome 5, alternate assembly UU_Cfam_GSD_1.0, whole genome shotgun sequence, a genomic segment contains:
- the PIH1D2 gene encoding PIH1 domain-containing protein 2 isoform X4, whose translation MQTLTTLPSARAGVKAEKPKEKVLFINLCQWKRIPAPQSATHPVLISVGKPEDMSETSDVYTVISVAYNPDVLQAAEKDQVKKDQLIRMAMKCIEEKFQFTLSHSYSITKFRIKGSIERMKQNLMGMQAHPTDLREKMRKELTFEEISSTLSNPDHFQLLLPKGEVSSKKRCLIEEISSTEIQVEMKEPTYELKIVADQKEKPQKIEIKVELPGINSVSLCDLSVSEDDLLIEVSEKYRLHLNLPESVNTEMTTAKFIKEKATLIITMPLV comes from the exons ATGCAGACTTTGACCACTCTACCCTCCGCGCGGGCGGGGGTCAAGGCAGAG aaaccaaaggaaaaagtACTTTTTATTAACCTGTGTCAGTGGAAAAGGATCCCAGCTCCTCAATCAGCCACTCATCCAGTACTTATAAGTGTTGGCAAACCAGAAGATATGTCTGAGACATCAG ATGTTTATACAGTCATCAGTGTTGCCTACAATCCTGATGTTCTCCAGGCAGCAGAAAAGGACCAAGTGAAAAAAGACCAGTTAATACGGATGGCCATGAAATGCATTGAGGAAAAATTCCAATTCACTCTCTCACACTCTTACAGTATCActaaatttagaataaaaggaAGCATTGAAAGGATGAAACAAAatctgatgggaatgcaagctcaCCCTACagatttaagagagaaaatgagaaagg AACTAACCTTTGAAGAGATAAGTAGTACTCTGAGCAATCCAGATCACTTTCAACTTTTATTGCCAAAAGGCGAAGTTTCAAGCAAAAAAAGATGTCTGATTGAGGAGATTTCCAGTACAGAGATCCAGGTAGAGATGAAGGAACCAACCTATGAATTAAAAATTGTGGCTGACCAGAAGGAGAAACCtcagaaaattgaaataaaagttgaattaCCTGGTATTAATTCAGTGTCTCTCTGTGACCTTAGTGTTTCTGAG gaTGATTTATTGATTGAGGTCTCTGAGAAGTACAGATTACATCTGAATCTTCCGGAATCTGTGAATACTGAAATGACTACAGCCAAATTTATCAAAGAGAAAGCTACATTAATCATCACAATGCCATTGGTATAA
- the PIH1D2 gene encoding PIH1 domain-containing protein 2 isoform X3 → MESSSKGRLTQVTQLWNLLDDLAESDPESYKKFIQQQLKEGKELCAAPEPQLCLQSRILKPKEKVLFINLCQWKRIPAPQSATHPVLISVGKPEDMSETSDVYTVISVAYNPDVLQAAEKDQVKKDQLIRMAMKCIEEKFQFTLSHSYSITKFRIKGSIERMKQNLMGMQAHPTDLREKMRKGEVSSKKRCLIEEISSTEIQVEMKEPTYELKIVADQKEKPQKIEIKVELPGINSVSLCDLSVSEDDLLIEVSEKYRLHLNLPESVNTEMTTAKFIKEKATLIITMPLV, encoded by the exons ATGGAGTCTTCCTCAAAGGGTCGGCTCACCCAGGTTACTCAGCTCTGGAACCTCCTAGATGATCTGGCTGAAAGTGATCCTGAGAGCTATAAAAAGTTCATTCAGCAGCAGCTCAAAGAAGGGAAAGAGCTCTGTGCTGCCCCAGAACCACAGCTCTGTCTACAAAGCAGGATCCTG aaaccaaaggaaaaagtACTTTTTATTAACCTGTGTCAGTGGAAAAGGATCCCAGCTCCTCAATCAGCCACTCATCCAGTACTTATAAGTGTTGGCAAACCAGAAGATATGTCTGAGACATCAG ATGTTTATACAGTCATCAGTGTTGCCTACAATCCTGATGTTCTCCAGGCAGCAGAAAAGGACCAAGTGAAAAAAGACCAGTTAATACGGATGGCCATGAAATGCATTGAGGAAAAATTCCAATTCACTCTCTCACACTCTTACAGTATCActaaatttagaataaaaggaAGCATTGAAAGGATGAAACAAAatctgatgggaatgcaagctcaCCCTACagatttaagagagaaaatgagaaagg GCGAAGTTTCAAGCAAAAAAAGATGTCTGATTGAGGAGATTTCCAGTACAGAGATCCAGGTAGAGATGAAGGAACCAACCTATGAATTAAAAATTGTGGCTGACCAGAAGGAGAAACCtcagaaaattgaaataaaagttgaattaCCTGGTATTAATTCAGTGTCTCTCTGTGACCTTAGTGTTTCTGAG gaTGATTTATTGATTGAGGTCTCTGAGAAGTACAGATTACATCTGAATCTTCCGGAATCTGTGAATACTGAAATGACTACAGCCAAATTTATCAAAGAGAAAGCTACATTAATCATCACAATGCCATTGGTATAA
- the PIH1D2 gene encoding PIH1 domain-containing protein 2 isoform X1 codes for MESSSKGRLTQVTQLWNLLDDLAESDPESYKKFIQQQLKEGKELCAAPEPQLCLQSRILKPKEKVLFINLCQWKRIPAPQSATHPVLISVGKPEDMSETSDVYTVISVAYNPDVLQAAEKDQVKKDQLIRMAMKCIEEKFQFTLSHSYSITKFRIKGSIERMKQNLMGMQAHPTDLREKMRKELTFEEISSTLSNPDHFQLLLPKGEVSSKKRCLIEEISSTEIQVEMKEPTYELKIVADQKEKPQKIEIKVELPGINSVSLCDLSVSEDDLLIEVSEKYRLHLNLPESVNTEMTTAKFIKEKATLIITMPLV; via the exons ATGGAGTCTTCCTCAAAGGGTCGGCTCACCCAGGTTACTCAGCTCTGGAACCTCCTAGATGATCTGGCTGAAAGTGATCCTGAGAGCTATAAAAAGTTCATTCAGCAGCAGCTCAAAGAAGGGAAAGAGCTCTGTGCTGCCCCAGAACCACAGCTCTGTCTACAAAGCAGGATCCTG aaaccaaaggaaaaagtACTTTTTATTAACCTGTGTCAGTGGAAAAGGATCCCAGCTCCTCAATCAGCCACTCATCCAGTACTTATAAGTGTTGGCAAACCAGAAGATATGTCTGAGACATCAG ATGTTTATACAGTCATCAGTGTTGCCTACAATCCTGATGTTCTCCAGGCAGCAGAAAAGGACCAAGTGAAAAAAGACCAGTTAATACGGATGGCCATGAAATGCATTGAGGAAAAATTCCAATTCACTCTCTCACACTCTTACAGTATCActaaatttagaataaaaggaAGCATTGAAAGGATGAAACAAAatctgatgggaatgcaagctcaCCCTACagatttaagagagaaaatgagaaagg AACTAACCTTTGAAGAGATAAGTAGTACTCTGAGCAATCCAGATCACTTTCAACTTTTATTGCCAAAAGGCGAAGTTTCAAGCAAAAAAAGATGTCTGATTGAGGAGATTTCCAGTACAGAGATCCAGGTAGAGATGAAGGAACCAACCTATGAATTAAAAATTGTGGCTGACCAGAAGGAGAAACCtcagaaaattgaaataaaagttgaattaCCTGGTATTAATTCAGTGTCTCTCTGTGACCTTAGTGTTTCTGAG gaTGATTTATTGATTGAGGTCTCTGAGAAGTACAGATTACATCTGAATCTTCCGGAATCTGTGAATACTGAAATGACTACAGCCAAATTTATCAAAGAGAAAGCTACATTAATCATCACAATGCCATTGGTATAA
- the PIH1D2 gene encoding PIH1 domain-containing protein 2 isoform X2, which yields MIWLKVILRAIKSSFSSSSKKGKSSVLPQNHSSVYKAGSWSVALKPKEKVLFINLCQWKRIPAPQSATHPVLISVGKPEDMSETSDVYTVISVAYNPDVLQAAEKDQVKKDQLIRMAMKCIEEKFQFTLSHSYSITKFRIKGSIERMKQNLMGMQAHPTDLREKMRKELTFEEISSTLSNPDHFQLLLPKGEVSSKKRCLIEEISSTEIQVEMKEPTYELKIVADQKEKPQKIEIKVELPGINSVSLCDLSVSEDDLLIEVSEKYRLHLNLPESVNTEMTTAKFIKEKATLIITMPLV from the exons ATGATCTGGCTGAAAGTGATCCTGAGAGCTATAAAAAGTTCATTCAGCAGCAGCTCAAAGAAGGGAAAGAGCTCTGTGCTGCCCCAGAACCACAGCTCTGTCTACAAAGCAGGATCCTGGTCTGTCGCCTTG aaaccaaaggaaaaagtACTTTTTATTAACCTGTGTCAGTGGAAAAGGATCCCAGCTCCTCAATCAGCCACTCATCCAGTACTTATAAGTGTTGGCAAACCAGAAGATATGTCTGAGACATCAG ATGTTTATACAGTCATCAGTGTTGCCTACAATCCTGATGTTCTCCAGGCAGCAGAAAAGGACCAAGTGAAAAAAGACCAGTTAATACGGATGGCCATGAAATGCATTGAGGAAAAATTCCAATTCACTCTCTCACACTCTTACAGTATCActaaatttagaataaaaggaAGCATTGAAAGGATGAAACAAAatctgatgggaatgcaagctcaCCCTACagatttaagagagaaaatgagaaagg AACTAACCTTTGAAGAGATAAGTAGTACTCTGAGCAATCCAGATCACTTTCAACTTTTATTGCCAAAAGGCGAAGTTTCAAGCAAAAAAAGATGTCTGATTGAGGAGATTTCCAGTACAGAGATCCAGGTAGAGATGAAGGAACCAACCTATGAATTAAAAATTGTGGCTGACCAGAAGGAGAAACCtcagaaaattgaaataaaagttgaattaCCTGGTATTAATTCAGTGTCTCTCTGTGACCTTAGTGTTTCTGAG gaTGATTTATTGATTGAGGTCTCTGAGAAGTACAGATTACATCTGAATCTTCCGGAATCTGTGAATACTGAAATGACTACAGCCAAATTTATCAAAGAGAAAGCTACATTAATCATCACAATGCCATTGGTATAA